The DNA segment GACCATTTCTGGGATCCAATACACCACCTTCATCAAAACCCACTGCCTTTATGCTTGCCTTGACAACACCGACTGAGGCCGCAACGCCAGCAGCAGCAAGAGGCACTGCAAATGGACCAAAACCGGAGAAAAAGGTCAGGTAGCTTTGCCACAATGTTGATGCAATTTCCCACATCTTTTTCCCGAGGGTTACCGCGACTTCCCAGGATACAGCTGCGATTCTTGCTACTGCTCCGGCATTGGTTGCTGCAGTCATTTCCGCCTCACCCATCGCGTGGGCAATTGCCTTGGCCCCAACATACTGAATGAATTCGAGTTTCATCCCTTCCCATATTCTCTGCATCCGCTCTTTGCCGGTTACAGATTTATCGAGGATATCAGAGCTGAAGTCATACCAGATCGATTGCATGTCGTAGACATTTTGACGCCAGGCATCTCGCTCAAGGTTATGTTGCTCAACCCGGAGAGCAGTAATGTTTTCACTGATTCTGAGTTTTTCCTCCTCGGTACCCTGATGGTTTAAAAGGATCTCTTCATTTATCCGAATCTGCTCTTCGAGGGTTCGATCCTGGGAATAAATTTGCGCATCAGCATTTTCGCGGGCATCATCAAAATAATCCCGATTTGTCTTTCTGTACTTAGGTGCATTTGGACGCGACCGGGTTGGGGCATCAATCATTTTCGCGTCTTTAAGTCCGGCCCGGCGTTCAGCATCCCACGCCTCACCGCTTCTGGATAGTTTATTCAACTCCTCCCATGCGTCTAATTGATCCTTAAGAACTCCATGTTCCTTTTTAAGAACATCAACCCGCTCGAGGTCTCCCTTTAAAATGGACTCATTTATTTCCTTCTCGATTTTTGCCGAACGGATTACTGCTTCGAAGTAGTTGAATTTTTTTTCGTCCTGCTTTGTGCTGGAACCTTCAATTTCACCTTGTCTGGCAAGTAGTTCATTTCTCTGTTTTACCAGGGAAAGATGGTGCTCCAGAACCTGATCGTAATCACCCCGAGCTCCACCGGCCAGCCAGGCTTGGCGTGCTCGTTCGATAGAAGCAGTAGATTGTTCGAGTTCCTTATTTAGTTTTGAAATTGAACTGCTGACCTGGTCCCTGTTTAGCTTTTGAACGGCTTGAGAGTAGGATTCAGTTGCACTGGTGGCTTCATCTGTGGAATCTTTGAGTAGTCCCCATGCAGTTGCAAGGGCAGTGATTCCAATGACTGCCCAGCCGATCGGACCAAGGGAAACAAAGAACCCTTTTACAGCTGCAGTTGCCAGTCTGATGGCAGCTGTCACCCCACCAGTGGAAATGGCAGTGGCCAGATTTGCTGTTGCGACTCTCGCCGAAGTGATGATCCAGGTATTCCACCCTGCAATCATGGCACGCAGTCCGGTTGCCTCCATGGTGACCACTGCTGCAGTTACCAACCCAATTGTACCCAAGACACCGACAAGTGCTGGGTTCATTTCGATCAGGGTCGATGAAATATCACCGGCCATTTCAACAAATCCCTCCGCAACCGGCATCAGGTTCTGGCCGATGGTGGTTGAAATCTGTCCAATAGAATCTGAGACGGTAGACATCCGGCCGGCCAAAGTCTGCGACTGCTTTTCCATCATCTGGTAAAAGCGGCCACCTTCAGAAGTAGCAGAAATCAGCGACTGCTTAACCATGTCATAGCCAATTGCACCCGATTCCATCTGCTTTTTCAGACTGGCCATGCTCTGACCAGTTGTCCGGGAAATTTCCTGAAGTGGATTAAATCCGGCATTAATTAACTGAAGTAGGTCCTGTCCCTGCAAACGGCCCGCACTCGCCACCTGACCCATGACAATAGCCAGAGATTGAAGTTTCTGAGCATTTCCTCCGGATACATCGCCGAGCTGACCAAGTAATACCTGAGCCTCGTCAATGGAAATTCCAAAATTCAAAAGGACTTGGGTTGCATCCTGCAGGTCCCGGAATTCAAAAGGAGTTGAAGCTGCACGCTCTTTCAGATTTGAAATGGTCTGATCTGCAATTTCTGCGGAACCGGTGAGGACTTCGAAGGCCACCCTTGATTGCTCCATTGCTGAAGCATCCATGATTGGCTTGGTAAATGTACCAAGGACCTTCTGCGCCAGTTCGAGGCCCTGGTTGATTTCAGTGAAGGCTGTTTGCATCCGACCAGTTCCCTGCTCGGTATCATCGCCAGCCTTCTTTGCTGCGAGTCCAATTTCCTTCAGCTGCTCTTCGGTCAGTTCCATTGTTGCAATGGCTTCTTTTCCGTCGACAGTGATCTTTAATTTGATCTCATTTGTGGCCATGGTTACTCCATTGATACGCCAGAGATCAAGCGCTCAACTATTGTTTGAAAGGTCCTCCATTCGTCATCAGTCCGGGCAGTAATTACCTCAACAACAATCCCATTTACGCTCTTGGTAACAGACCGGTTTTCATTGTCAATTTCAATGCTGAGTGTGCCAGACGGAATACTGATTTCAAACTTGATGTTTTTCATTCTTCG comes from the Bacteroidota bacterium genome and includes:
- a CDS encoding tape measure protein produces the protein MATNEIKLKITVDGKEAIATMELTEEQLKEIGLAAKKAGDDTEQGTGRMQTAFTEINQGLELAQKVLGTFTKPIMDASAMEQSRVAFEVLTGSAEIADQTISNLKERAASTPFEFRDLQDATQVLLNFGISIDEAQVLLGQLGDVSGGNAQKLQSLAIVMGQVASAGRLQGQDLLQLINAGFNPLQEISRTTGQSMASLKKQMESGAIGYDMVKQSLISATSEGGRFYQMMEKQSQTLAGRMSTVSDSIGQISTTIGQNLMPVAEGFVEMAGDISSTLIEMNPALVGVLGTIGLVTAAVVTMEATGLRAMIAGWNTWIITSARVATANLATAISTGGVTAAIRLATAAVKGFFVSLGPIGWAVIGITALATAWGLLKDSTDEATSATESYSQAVQKLNRDQVSSSISKLNKELEQSTASIERARQAWLAGGARGDYDQVLEHHLSLVKQRNELLARQGEIEGSSTKQDEKKFNYFEAVIRSAKIEKEINESILKGDLERVDVLKKEHGVLKDQLDAWEELNKLSRSGEAWDAERRAGLKDAKMIDAPTRSRPNAPKYRKTNRDYFDDARENADAQIYSQDRTLEEQIRINEEILLNHQGTEEEKLRISENITALRVEQHNLERDAWRQNVYDMQSIWYDFSSDILDKSVTGKERMQRIWEGMKLEFIQYVGAKAIAHAMGEAEMTAATNAGAVARIAAVSWEVAVTLGKKMWEIASTLWQSYLTFFSGFGPFAVPLAAAGVAASVGVVKASIKAVGFDEGGVLDPRNGPGFFEGRRVEIVAPQRKFEEVIQQDIIPRLQLAQMASTASASQ